One part of the Granulicella arctica genome encodes these proteins:
- a CDS encoding TonB-dependent receptor: MSSCTELYFRESSRRSTKTFPCRVFAVAALLFLAAVSHAQSTGSVDGTVRDSAGALVPKASIVLVNETTKDRRTTTSNSQGDFTINAITPGTYDLTVTSLGFDAYEVAGIQVHPGDHASIAKISLKVGEVSIKVVVSSTVAGVNLDSPEKSSLITAEDLKRLSTVGRDATELIKFLPGFAVSTGGSLNNVSTANSAQNMGFGSSSASSFSANGATPQTGASTVVSDGASVMDPGDMGASIQNVNMDMVQEVKVQTSNFGADSAKGPVVINAVGKSGGSEFHGTAYIFARNGALNANDWYSNYQSAARPPTSYYYPGGNVGGPVLVPGTSFNRNHKLRFFAGFEVYKQDLFYGLLQSFIPTPRMLSGDLTPASIAAALNISPQVLQTTCPTFYTTNGAGSTAPTLNGSGGFCFSPGTNGTTYTQQSQIISSGTVVGNGNGLLQVDPRAQIYAKFWPKINRVPQAVPASNLISDGYNYQNSLTNTANGYQYQVRADQDFTDSTKLNVTYKYEKSNFQEPVKNEYYAGSDIIPYPTPEYSQTTSKGVNLNFTKVFGTSLTNEIVSSGVLYNQPAQFANPSLVQDSTTGWTGGRYYNNGAHQLPGIVDYENGVPDFAMAYDPLGTGKFLHKFSYNAGDNLTKQIRSHTLKVGVYFETSGNNQLPYNFTQGENTFNHYNSGCATNDGLHVSGLQNNVANFLQGCSGFSQSSSSLAANLRYRTLDFYATDEWKATRKLTLTLGIRFDHLGAWYNPDGLGLAVWNAPEQHVLSTQVTQDPHTYPGISWHQTNSSVPLSGQPTRPLFYSPRVGLAYDLYGDGRTTLRGGFGVYRFHDSTNDSSGALGTTLGIQNYVTPSNVSCTFDQITGAQNMNTTPGQGCIPMSGSSSQAQPFTIYALDQRDSKQPVTYNYNFTVDQVMPFGGNLEVSYVGNQSHDTFTEGNLSNQNYIPLGGLFQPDPVTGAVSQAGSSQQVIADYRPYPNYTQVYVPNHIGYGNYNALQVSYNKQKGAFIYGANYTWSKALGVRGDYRTGAVGDPSNLRNNYGYLGFNRNNIVNATYSWQVGNAYKGNRYVRHLLNQWEFSGITGLQSGPDVAVLAGGGNFNLSAAISYTPAGSNTAIPVSTGNTAFLGTPDITLQPVVTCDPRKNLKSNPLYGRQYFNGSCFGLPAYGSNGNFDLPDVHGPAYFNTDLTVQRTLKLSEKQNLQFRIAGFNFINHPLPAFTGGTNLGLNLGFGLPVGYTATTPQAAFAAAVQNTANFGYTPYKQGYRIVEVGARYNF, from the coding sequence TTGTCAAGTTGTACAGAATTGTATTTCCGCGAGTCGTCGAGGCGATCGACGAAGACGTTTCCGTGCCGGGTGTTCGCGGTGGCGGCCCTGCTCTTCCTGGCTGCTGTCTCGCATGCGCAGTCCACGGGGTCCGTCGATGGCACCGTACGCGACTCCGCCGGGGCGCTGGTGCCAAAGGCATCGATTGTGCTGGTCAATGAGACGACCAAGGATCGTCGCACGACGACGAGCAACAGTCAGGGCGACTTCACCATCAACGCCATTACGCCCGGCACTTACGACCTGACGGTAACGTCGTTGGGCTTCGACGCCTATGAAGTCGCCGGTATCCAGGTGCACCCTGGCGATCACGCAAGCATCGCGAAGATCTCGCTGAAGGTTGGAGAGGTCTCAATCAAGGTGGTCGTTTCCTCGACCGTTGCCGGTGTCAACCTGGACTCGCCGGAGAAGAGCTCACTGATCACGGCCGAGGACCTCAAGCGCCTGTCGACCGTCGGCCGCGACGCGACCGAACTGATCAAGTTCCTGCCTGGTTTCGCGGTGTCAACGGGCGGCTCTCTGAATAACGTCAGCACTGCCAACAGCGCGCAGAACATGGGTTTCGGCAGTTCGTCGGCCTCTTCTTTCTCAGCCAACGGTGCAACGCCTCAGACGGGTGCCAGCACGGTGGTCTCGGATGGCGCAAGCGTCATGGACCCTGGTGACATGGGCGCCTCGATTCAGAATGTGAATATGGACATGGTGCAGGAGGTCAAGGTGCAGACCTCGAACTTCGGTGCTGACAGCGCCAAGGGCCCGGTCGTCATCAATGCCGTCGGCAAATCCGGAGGCTCGGAGTTCCACGGGACGGCATACATCTTTGCTCGCAATGGAGCGCTGAACGCGAACGACTGGTACAGCAATTACCAGAGCGCGGCGCGCCCACCAACCAGCTACTATTACCCGGGCGGCAATGTAGGGGGACCTGTCCTGGTTCCGGGCACGAGCTTCAACCGCAACCATAAACTGCGGTTCTTCGCTGGCTTTGAGGTTTATAAGCAGGATTTGTTCTACGGCCTGCTACAGAGTTTTATCCCGACACCGCGTATGCTGAGCGGGGACCTGACTCCCGCCTCGATTGCAGCTGCTCTAAACATCTCCCCGCAAGTCCTGCAAACCACCTGCCCCACCTTTTACACGACGAATGGTGCAGGTTCTACCGCGCCGACACTGAATGGATCGGGAGGCTTCTGCTTCTCGCCTGGGACAAATGGCACAACGTACACGCAGCAGAGCCAGATTATCTCCTCGGGTACGGTTGTGGGGAACGGGAACGGCCTGCTTCAAGTCGACCCGCGCGCGCAGATTTATGCGAAGTTCTGGCCTAAGATCAACCGTGTACCGCAGGCGGTCCCGGCCTCCAATCTGATCTCTGATGGTTACAACTACCAGAACTCGCTGACCAACACAGCGAATGGCTATCAATACCAGGTCCGCGCCGATCAGGATTTTACCGACAGCACCAAGTTGAATGTGACTTACAAGTATGAAAAGAGCAATTTCCAGGAGCCTGTCAAGAACGAGTACTACGCCGGCAGCGACATTATTCCTTACCCGACGCCTGAGTACAGCCAGACGACGTCAAAGGGCGTCAATCTGAATTTCACGAAGGTGTTCGGCACCTCGCTTACCAACGAGATTGTCTCCTCGGGCGTCCTCTACAATCAGCCGGCGCAGTTCGCCAATCCGAGCTTGGTTCAGGATTCGACGACCGGCTGGACTGGCGGGCGTTACTACAACAACGGGGCGCACCAACTTCCTGGCATCGTGGATTACGAGAACGGAGTTCCGGACTTTGCCATGGCATACGATCCGCTTGGAACAGGAAAGTTTCTGCATAAATTTTCCTACAACGCCGGAGACAATCTGACCAAGCAGATCCGTTCCCACACACTGAAGGTTGGAGTCTACTTCGAGACGAGCGGAAATAACCAGCTTCCCTATAACTTCACGCAGGGTGAGAACACCTTCAACCATTACAACTCTGGTTGCGCGACAAACGATGGGCTGCATGTCTCTGGATTACAGAACAACGTTGCTAACTTCCTTCAAGGCTGCTCCGGGTTTTCGCAATCAAGCTCCTCACTGGCCGCAAATCTCCGCTACCGCACGCTGGACTTCTACGCTACAGATGAGTGGAAGGCGACCCGTAAATTGACCTTGACTCTGGGAATCCGCTTCGACCACCTCGGCGCCTGGTACAACCCTGACGGCCTCGGTCTCGCGGTGTGGAACGCGCCTGAGCAGCACGTTCTCTCTACGCAGGTCACACAGGACCCGCACACCTATCCGGGTATCAGCTGGCACCAGACAAATTCGTCCGTCCCTCTTTCCGGACAGCCGACACGGCCACTGTTCTACTCTCCACGTGTAGGTCTCGCTTATGACCTTTACGGTGACGGCCGGACGACGCTGCGTGGAGGCTTCGGGGTCTATCGCTTTCACGATTCGACCAATGACTCCTCCGGTGCCCTCGGGACCACTCTGGGTATCCAGAACTATGTAACGCCGAGCAACGTAAGTTGCACCTTTGATCAGATTACCGGCGCACAGAATATGAACACCACGCCTGGTCAAGGGTGTATTCCGATGAGTGGCTCGAGTTCGCAGGCGCAACCGTTTACGATCTACGCCCTCGACCAGCGAGACAGCAAGCAGCCTGTGACGTACAACTACAACTTCACGGTCGATCAGGTTATGCCGTTTGGCGGCAATCTGGAGGTGAGCTACGTGGGAAATCAGAGCCACGACACGTTCACTGAAGGGAATCTGAGCAATCAGAACTACATCCCCTTGGGGGGGCTGTTCCAGCCTGATCCTGTGACCGGGGCTGTGAGTCAGGCGGGTTCATCGCAGCAGGTCATCGCCGACTATCGTCCTTATCCGAACTACACGCAGGTGTATGTTCCAAACCACATCGGCTATGGCAACTACAACGCGCTACAGGTCAGCTACAACAAACAGAAGGGCGCGTTCATCTATGGAGCGAACTATACATGGTCAAAGGCTCTTGGGGTGCGTGGCGACTATAGGACGGGGGCGGTGGGTGACCCATCGAATCTTCGCAATAACTATGGCTACCTGGGTTTCAATCGCAACAATATCGTCAATGCGACTTACTCGTGGCAGGTTGGCAATGCTTATAAAGGCAACCGCTACGTGCGCCATCTGCTCAATCAGTGGGAATTTTCCGGAATTACCGGTCTACAGAGTGGCCCGGACGTGGCGGTCCTGGCAGGCGGTGGCAACTTTAACCTCTCCGCGGCAATCTCTTACACGCCCGCGGGTTCGAATACTGCCATTCCGGTCTCGACGGGGAACACGGCATTCCTGGGAACGCCTGATATTACATTGCAACCTGTCGTCACCTGCGATCCGCGCAAGAACCTGAAGAGCAATCCGTTGTACGGCCGTCAGTATTTCAATGGATCGTGTTTTGGACTTCCGGCGTATGGATCGAACGGCAACTTCGATTTACCGGATGTGCACGGACCAGCCTACTTCAATACCGATCTGACGGTGCAGCGGACGCTCAAGTTGAGCGAGAAGCAAAACCTTCAGTTCCGGATAGCGGGCTTCAACTTCATCAACCATCCTCTGCCTGCATTTACAGGTGGAACCAACCTCGGGCTCAACCTCGGCTTCGGTCTGCCTGTGGGCTATACAGCAACGACGCCTCAGGCCGCCTTTGCTGCCGCTGTGCAGAATACTGCGAACTTCGGCTACACGCCTTATAAACAGGGCTATCGCATCGTTGAGGTAGGAGCAAGATACAACTTCTAA